From Alteromonas australica, one genomic window encodes:
- the uvrA gene encoding excinuclease ABC subunit UvrA gives MDKIEIRGARTHNLKNIDLTLPRDKLVVITGLSGSGKSSLAFDTLYAEGQRRYVESLSAYARQFLSMMEKPDVDHIEGLSPAISIEQKSTSHNPRSTVGTITEIYDYLRLMFARVGTPRCPDHDVPLDAQTVSQMVDKVLAMPEGSKLMLLAPIVKERKGEHVKTLQNLSAQGFIRCRIDGEVCDLSDPPELDLHKKHTIEVVVDRFKVREDMALRLSESFETALSLANGNAVVADMDDKDAEEIIFSANFACPHCGYSLSELEPRLFSFNNPAGACPTCDGLGTRQFFDPARVVGNAELSLAGGAIRGWDKRSYYYFQMLQAVADHYSFDLSVPFESLDDKHKEIVLYGSKGKSLTFKYINERGDIMERKHPFEGIIPNMERRYRETESNSVREELAKYLSQQHCSSCNGTRLRVEARNVFIQDTTLPAIAEMSIAGAYEFFENLDLAGQKAQIAEKILKEILDRLRFLVNVGLNYLSMSRSADTLSGGEAQRIRLASQIGAGLVGVMYVLDEPSIGLHQRDNERLLKTLTHLRDLGNTVLVVEHDEDAIREADYVVDIGPGAGVHGGQIIAEGQLDDILKSEQSLTGKYLSGREKIEIPTARNAVKNDQWLTLEGATGNNLKSVDLKIPTGVMTCVTGVSGSGKSTLINDTFYKIAQRELNKATASEPAPHKSMHGLENLDKVVDIDQSPIGRTPRSNPATYAGIFTPIREMFAGTQEARSRGYKPGRFSFNVKGGRCEACQGDGVIKVEMHFLPDVYVPCDVCKGKRYNRETLEVKYKDKNIHEVLEMTVEDARNFFDAIPAISRKLQTLIDVGLSYIRLGQAATTLSGGEAQRVKLAKELSKRDTGQTLYILDEPTTGLHFHDIKQLLAVLHRLRDHGNTVVVIEHNLDVIKTADWIVDLGPEGGSGGGQIIAEGTPEHVAEQEVSHTGRFLKPMLEKQR, from the coding sequence ATGGATAAAATCGAAATTCGCGGTGCCCGCACCCACAATTTAAAAAACATCGATTTAACACTGCCAAGAGACAAACTGGTGGTGATAACCGGACTTTCTGGCTCGGGGAAATCATCCCTTGCTTTCGATACCCTTTATGCGGAAGGGCAACGACGATATGTAGAATCGTTGTCTGCCTATGCGCGTCAATTCCTTTCCATGATGGAAAAACCCGATGTCGACCACATTGAGGGGCTTTCACCTGCTATATCCATTGAGCAAAAATCGACATCACATAACCCCCGCTCGACGGTGGGCACTATCACAGAGATATACGATTACTTAAGGTTGATGTTTGCACGAGTGGGTACACCACGATGCCCCGACCACGATGTGCCGCTGGACGCACAAACCGTCAGCCAAATGGTTGATAAAGTGTTGGCGATGCCCGAAGGCAGTAAGCTCATGCTTTTAGCGCCTATTGTTAAAGAGCGCAAAGGCGAGCACGTTAAAACGCTACAAAACCTGTCGGCACAAGGTTTTATTCGTTGTCGAATTGATGGCGAAGTGTGCGACCTTTCAGATCCACCAGAACTCGACCTTCATAAAAAACACACGATTGAAGTGGTTGTAGACCGCTTTAAGGTGCGTGAAGACATGGCCCTAAGGCTTTCAGAGTCGTTTGAAACCGCCTTAAGTCTTGCTAACGGAAACGCCGTTGTGGCTGATATGGACGACAAAGACGCAGAGGAAATCATTTTTTCTGCCAATTTCGCCTGCCCGCATTGCGGTTACAGCTTAAGCGAACTCGAACCCCGCCTGTTTTCTTTTAATAACCCCGCTGGTGCGTGTCCAACATGTGATGGCCTAGGCACTCGCCAGTTCTTCGATCCCGCACGGGTAGTCGGGAACGCAGAATTAAGCCTAGCCGGCGGTGCCATACGCGGCTGGGATAAACGTAGCTACTATTATTTTCAAATGCTACAAGCGGTAGCTGATCACTACAGCTTCGACTTATCCGTACCGTTTGAATCCTTAGATGATAAACACAAAGAAATTGTGCTTTACGGTTCTAAAGGTAAATCACTTACGTTCAAGTACATCAATGAACGTGGTGACATTATGGAGCGTAAGCATCCGTTTGAAGGCATTATTCCAAACATGGAACGCCGCTACCGAGAGACTGAATCGAATTCGGTGCGTGAGGAATTAGCTAAATATTTAAGTCAGCAACATTGCAGTAGCTGCAATGGAACCCGCTTGAGGGTGGAAGCCCGAAATGTGTTTATTCAGGATACAACGCTACCGGCCATCGCAGAGATGTCGATTGCGGGTGCTTATGAATTCTTCGAGAACTTAGATTTAGCCGGTCAAAAAGCACAAATTGCAGAGAAGATATTAAAAGAAATCCTCGACCGCTTACGTTTTTTGGTTAACGTTGGTCTTAATTATTTGTCGATGTCACGAAGTGCCGACACCCTTTCAGGGGGTGAAGCACAGCGTATTCGCCTTGCCAGTCAAATAGGCGCGGGATTAGTGGGTGTTATGTATGTGTTGGATGAACCTTCTATCGGGTTGCATCAAAGAGACAACGAACGCCTGCTTAAAACGCTAACGCATTTACGTGACCTCGGTAACACCGTGTTAGTAGTAGAGCACGATGAAGACGCCATTCGAGAAGCAGACTACGTGGTGGATATTGGCCCGGGTGCAGGTGTGCATGGTGGCCAAATTATCGCAGAAGGTCAGTTGGATGACATTTTAAAAAGTGAGCAATCACTTACTGGAAAGTACCTTTCTGGTAGAGAAAAAATAGAAATACCTACAGCGCGAAACGCGGTTAAGAATGACCAATGGTTAACGTTAGAGGGCGCAACGGGGAACAACCTTAAGTCGGTAGACTTAAAAATTCCTACTGGGGTGATGACTTGCGTCACAGGCGTGTCTGGATCGGGTAAATCTACCCTTATTAACGACACGTTTTACAAGATAGCACAACGAGAATTAAACAAAGCGACAGCCTCCGAGCCTGCCCCTCATAAATCTATGCATGGTTTGGAAAACCTCGATAAGGTTGTGGATATTGACCAAAGTCCTATTGGGCGAACGCCACGTTCAAACCCTGCCACCTATGCGGGTATATTTACCCCAATTAGGGAAATGTTTGCCGGAACGCAAGAAGCTCGCTCTCGTGGCTACAAACCGGGCCGGTTCAGCTTTAATGTTAAAGGCGGACGATGTGAAGCGTGTCAGGGCGATGGGGTCATAAAGGTAGAGATGCACTTTCTTCCAGATGTTTATGTACCTTGCGATGTATGTAAAGGGAAACGCTATAACAGAGAAACGCTTGAAGTTAAATATAAAGACAAAAACATCCATGAAGTGTTAGAAATGACGGTTGAAGATGCGCGTAACTTTTTTGACGCTATCCCGGCAATTTCACGTAAGTTGCAGACACTCATTGATGTAGGATTGTCTTATATACGTTTAGGGCAGGCTGCTACCACCCTATCAGGCGGCGAAGCACAGCGGGTTAAATTAGCAAAAGAGCTGTCAAAGCGAGATACTGGGCAAACTTTATACATTCTAGATGAGCCCACCACTGGCCTACACTTTCACGATATTAAACAGTTACTTGCGGTATTGCATAGACTACGTGACCATGGCAATACTGTGGTGGTTATTGAGCACAACCTGGATGTAATAAAAACTGCAGACTGGATTGTAGACTTGGGCCCTGAAGGTGGTTCAGGTGGTGGCCAAATAATCGCAGAGGGCACGCCTGAGCACGTAGCTGAACAAGAGGTCTCTCATACCGGTCGATTCCTAAAACCAATGCTTGAGAAACAGCGCTAG